A part of Streptomyces sp. NBC_01451 genomic DNA contains:
- a CDS encoding DUF1996 domain-containing protein: protein MRADHRRGRSRRNAVMAVTALLAGGGGLVAVNYAANASDVTATASTTRSAQTISCPDVKGKLPTVPQQAQAEVDRNLQLLDRQTAEADRRLVDTRGQGGPDFAQKAILGPLTDKRKATIDRIAIAIGRSAARPTGLDALAACNLGLDAPGTQTSGAGAASQSPGGAQGEGGDSGQQGNGSGAAGQSNDGPTAADFVDITKVAPNVPKVRRQAGASTGAFTSRCGVNKQGQHNSDNDIVAPGVSNGAHHVHDYVGNRKVDFNSTNESLSAQGTSCTNGDQSAYYWPVLRDTTRQGPDAGALGGGAEGNKGAILVPATVTITYQGSPTGKVVAMPRFLRIITGDAKAFTNGTKNANAHWSCTGFENKVQLTDKYPICPSGSKVVRSFAFQSCWDGRNIDSADHRSHVAFADAGGNCASGFKAVPQLTMRLTYRTPAAPNFAVDGFQGQQHNAITDHNDFINVMTDQLMNQAVSCINSGRRCG from the coding sequence ATGCGAGCAGATCACAGGCGCGGCCGTAGCCGCCGCAACGCCGTCATGGCGGTCACGGCGCTCCTGGCAGGGGGCGGTGGCCTCGTAGCCGTGAACTACGCCGCCAACGCGTCCGACGTCACCGCCACCGCTTCTACGACGCGGTCGGCCCAGACGATCAGCTGTCCGGACGTGAAGGGCAAGCTGCCGACCGTCCCCCAGCAGGCACAGGCCGAGGTCGACCGGAACCTGCAACTGCTGGACCGCCAGACCGCGGAGGCCGACCGGCGGCTGGTCGACACCCGTGGGCAAGGGGGCCCGGACTTTGCGCAGAAGGCGATCCTCGGCCCTCTGACAGACAAGAGGAAGGCGACCATCGACCGGATCGCCATCGCCATCGGGCGGTCGGCCGCCAGGCCCACAGGGCTGGACGCTCTCGCCGCCTGCAACCTCGGCCTCGACGCACCCGGGACCCAGACATCCGGGGCCGGGGCCGCAAGCCAGAGTCCCGGCGGCGCCCAGGGCGAGGGAGGCGACTCCGGGCAGCAAGGAAACGGCTCCGGAGCCGCAGGACAGAGCAACGACGGGCCCACCGCGGCCGACTTCGTGGACATCACCAAGGTGGCCCCGAACGTGCCCAAGGTCCGCAGGCAGGCCGGCGCCTCGACCGGAGCCTTCACCTCCCGATGCGGAGTCAACAAGCAGGGACAGCACAACTCGGACAACGACATCGTGGCTCCGGGTGTCAGCAACGGCGCCCACCACGTCCACGACTACGTGGGCAATCGGAAGGTGGACTTCAACTCGACCAACGAGTCCCTGAGCGCCCAGGGCACCTCCTGCACCAACGGCGACCAGTCCGCGTACTACTGGCCCGTCCTGCGGGACACCACCCGTCAGGGTCCCGACGCAGGCGCCCTCGGCGGCGGCGCCGAAGGCAACAAGGGAGCCATCCTGGTGCCCGCGACCGTCACGATCACCTACCAGGGCAGCCCCACCGGCAAGGTGGTGGCGATGCCCCGCTTCCTGCGGATCATCACCGGCGACGCCAAGGCGTTCACCAACGGCACCAAGAACGCCAACGCCCACTGGAGCTGCACCGGCTTCGAGAACAAGGTCCAGCTCACCGACAAGTACCCGATCTGTCCCAGCGGCAGCAAGGTGGTGCGCAGCTTCGCCTTCCAGAGCTGCTGGGACGGCAGGAACATCGACAGCGCCGACCACCGCAGCCACGTCGCCTTCGCCGACGCAGGCGGCAACTGCGCAAGCGGCTTCAAGGCCGTCCCACAGCTGACGATGCGGCTCACCTACAGGACTCCTGCGGCCCCGAACTTCGCCGTCGACGGCTTCCAGGGACAGCAGCACAACGCCATCACCGACCACAACGACTTCATCAACGTGATGACCGACCAGCTCATGAACCAGGCCGTCTCCTGCATCAACTCAGGGCGCCGCTGCGGCTGA
- a CDS encoding SDR family NAD(P)-dependent oxidoreductase: MTTSTRITTSFHAGSTAADVIAGTDLTGRRAVVTGAASGIGVETARALAGAGAQVVLAVRDTAAGRRTAEDVKITTGSEAVTVASLDLTDPASVGAFVTAWQGPLHILVNNAGVMATPETRTPQGWELQFATNHLGHFALATGLHGALAAAGGARVVSVSSSGHLFSPVVFDDLHFTERPYDPWLAYGQSKTANVLFAVEAGRRWSDDGIAVNALMPGGIRTNLMRHVGDAEMAQFGDHLQALIGEGTQPPELSLKTVEQGAATSVLLAASPVVDGVTGRYFEDCDEAEPHRPGTNTGVAAHAVDPEAAALLWQVSELLLA, translated from the coding sequence ATGACCACGAGCACACGTATCACCACCTCCTTCCATGCCGGATCCACGGCCGCCGACGTCATCGCGGGCACGGATCTCACCGGCCGCCGTGCCGTCGTCACCGGAGCCGCCTCCGGCATCGGTGTGGAGACCGCCCGGGCGCTCGCCGGGGCCGGCGCGCAGGTCGTCCTCGCCGTGCGGGACACGGCCGCTGGCCGCCGCACCGCGGAGGACGTCAAGATCACCACCGGCTCCGAGGCGGTGACGGTCGCCTCCCTGGATCTGACCGATCCGGCGTCCGTCGGGGCGTTCGTGACCGCATGGCAGGGGCCACTGCACATCCTCGTCAACAACGCGGGCGTGATGGCGACTCCGGAGACCCGGACGCCGCAGGGCTGGGAACTGCAGTTCGCCACCAACCACCTGGGGCACTTCGCCCTCGCCACCGGGCTGCACGGCGCTCTCGCGGCGGCCGGCGGTGCGCGCGTGGTGTCGGTGAGCTCCAGCGGACACCTCTTCTCACCCGTCGTCTTCGACGACCTCCACTTCACCGAGCGGCCGTACGACCCGTGGCTCGCCTACGGGCAGTCCAAGACGGCCAACGTGCTGTTCGCGGTCGAAGCCGGCCGACGCTGGTCCGACGACGGGATCGCGGTCAACGCGCTGATGCCCGGCGGGATCCGGACCAACCTGATGCGTCATGTCGGGGATGCCGAGATGGCGCAGTTCGGGGACCACCTCCAGGCCCTGATCGGTGAGGGGACGCAGCCGCCCGAGCTGTCCCTCAAGACGGTGGAGCAGGGCGCCGCGACCTCGGTGCTGCTGGCCGCGTCGCCCGTGGTCGACGGTGTCACCGGCCGGTACTTCGAGGACTGCGACGAGGCCGAACCGCACCGGCCCGGCACCAACACCGGGGTCGCCGCGCACGCCGTGGACCCGGAGGCGGCCGCGCTCCTGTGGCAGGTCTCCGAGTTGCTCCTGGCCTGA
- a CDS encoding nuclear transport factor 2 family protein produces MAVHLQLQVYGVAALLADVVVFTSPVTFKPYPGKAITAAILRGVLRVFEDFTYVREIANPDGRDHAFVFTATVAGKQLQGCDFLHFDDDGKIDESTVMVRPLSAAQALGEAMGAQFEQIAREAAEQ; encoded by the coding sequence GTGGCCGTACACCTGCAGTTGCAGGTGTACGGGGTGGCCGCTCTGCTGGCCGACGTCGTCGTCTTCACCAGCCCCGTCACCTTCAAGCCGTACCCGGGCAAGGCCATCACCGCGGCGATCCTGCGCGGCGTGCTCCGGGTCTTCGAGGACTTCACCTACGTCCGCGAGATCGCCAACCCCGACGGCCGCGATCACGCCTTCGTCTTCACCGCCACTGTCGCCGGCAAGCAACTCCAGGGATGCGACTTCCTGCACTTCGACGACGACGGGAAGATCGACGAGTCCACGGTGATGGTGCGACCGCTCTCCGCCGCCCAGGCGCTCGGCGAGGCCATGGGCGCCCAGTTCGAGCAGATCGCCCGAGAGGCCGCCGAACAGTAA
- a CDS encoding DUF3533 domain-containing protein codes for MSNAHPFRVLRAKRLWIVNGVIVGFVALLFTVFYVGANIDPAGHLHNLPVGLVSADEGSKVGGKQTDLGAQITQSIKKSSQGGDRIDWKLMDEKEMKEELGKGKLFGALVVPRDFTATVAALTGSGAVGKPVRPTLTVLTNQSAGSVGSSMARQATTTAAQSASAQVGEQLTAQAEAAQAQLPAAARLLLADPAVVQIEDGHPLDSHSGLGLSAFYYSLVLVVCGMLAANVISGQVDHALGYTHSDMGPLRVHKPLLRATRVQTLSISSTLMIGLSLLMGSLALAGAVGIMGMDASHLPLLWLFSVCTIAVVGIGGLGLLAVFGTPGMLFITIFYIAMAVPTSGATVPLQALPGFYRVLGEFEPLRQITGAVRSILYYDAQADAGLTRGWVMLGVGLAVAGLFGFGVTRFYDRKGLHRIPADEEPRPVLTRA; via the coding sequence ATGAGTAACGCCCACCCCTTCCGCGTCCTGCGCGCGAAGCGTCTGTGGATCGTCAACGGCGTCATCGTGGGCTTCGTGGCACTGCTGTTCACGGTGTTCTACGTCGGCGCCAACATCGACCCCGCCGGTCACCTGCACAATCTGCCCGTCGGCCTGGTCAGCGCCGATGAGGGGTCGAAGGTCGGTGGCAAGCAGACCGACCTCGGTGCACAGATCACCCAGTCGATCAAGAAGTCGTCCCAGGGCGGAGACAGGATCGACTGGAAGCTGATGGACGAGAAGGAGATGAAGGAGGAACTGGGCAAGGGCAAGCTGTTCGGCGCGCTCGTCGTGCCCCGCGACTTCACCGCCACTGTCGCCGCCCTCACCGGCTCCGGGGCGGTCGGCAAGCCCGTCCGCCCCACACTCACCGTGCTGACCAACCAGTCCGCCGGCAGCGTGGGGTCGAGCATGGCGCGGCAGGCCACGACGACGGCCGCGCAGTCGGCCTCCGCTCAGGTGGGTGAACAGCTGACCGCTCAGGCCGAGGCCGCACAGGCCCAGCTGCCCGCTGCCGCGCGCCTGCTGCTGGCCGACCCGGCGGTCGTGCAGATCGAGGACGGGCATCCGCTCGACTCGCACAGCGGCCTCGGTCTGAGTGCCTTCTACTACTCCCTCGTCCTCGTCGTCTGCGGCATGCTCGCCGCCAACGTCATCAGCGGCCAGGTGGACCACGCCCTCGGCTACACCCACAGCGACATGGGCCCGCTGCGGGTCCACAAGCCGCTGCTGCGCGCGACTCGCGTCCAGACCCTGTCCATCAGTAGCACGCTCATGATCGGTCTGTCCCTGCTCATGGGCAGCCTGGCCCTGGCCGGTGCAGTGGGCATCATGGGCATGGACGCCTCCCACCTGCCCCTGCTGTGGCTCTTCTCCGTGTGCACGATCGCGGTTGTCGGCATCGGCGGGCTCGGACTGCTCGCTGTGTTCGGCACGCCGGGGATGCTGTTCATCACGATCTTCTACATCGCCATGGCAGTACCGACGTCCGGCGCCACGGTCCCCCTCCAAGCCCTCCCCGGCTTCTACCGCGTCCTCGGCGAGTTCGAGCCCCTGCGCCAGATCACAGGCGCCGTCCGCTCCATCCTCTACTACGACGCCCAGGCCGACGCGGGTCTGACCCGGGGCTGGGTGATGCTGGGCGTGGGACTCGCGGTCGCCGGCCTCTTCGGCTTCGGCGTGACCCGGTTCTACGACCGCAAGGGACTGCATCGCATTCCCGCCGACGAGGAACCGCGGCCGGTCCTCACCCGGGCATAG
- a CDS encoding MOSC domain-containing protein yields the protein MTLLAGLGVEGEVHAGVTVKHRSRVAQDPTQPNLRQVHLVHQKLFTEVGGEGFNVTPGDLGENITTSGIDLFCLPVGTRLRIGDEATVEVTGLRNPCLQIDNLQDGPLRKVVGRDEAGNVVRETGIMGVVQASGVIRPGDTITLELPAGRRRPLDRV from the coding sequence ATCACGTTGCTCGCCGGGCTCGGAGTGGAGGGAGAGGTGCACGCCGGTGTCACGGTCAAGCACCGCTCTCGTGTCGCGCAGGACCCTACCCAGCCAAACCTGCGCCAGGTCCACCTCGTTCACCAGAAGCTCTTCACCGAAGTCGGCGGAGAGGGGTTCAACGTGACACCGGGCGATCTCGGCGAGAACATCACCACGAGCGGCATCGATCTGTTCTGCCTGCCCGTCGGGACACGGCTGCGCATCGGCGACGAGGCGACCGTGGAGGTCACCGGCCTGCGCAATCCCTGTCTGCAGATCGATAATTTGCAGGACGGACCGCTCAGGAAGGTCGTCGGCCGCGACGAGGCCGGGAACGTCGTGCGCGAGACCGGAATCATGGGCGTCGTCCAAGCAAGCGGCGTGATCCGTCCCGGAGACACGATCACGCTGGAACTCCCGGCCGGGCGGCGTCGGCCCCTCGACCGGGTCTGA
- a CDS encoding TetR/AcrR family transcriptional regulator, translating to MTTEVRPSTRERLLEAAATLTYRDGVNVGVEALCKAAGVSKRSMYQLFESKDELLAASLKERSAAFVARALPPADDTCSPRERILYVFERVESQAGAPDFQGCRYLAAQIELKDQTHPASRVAHQIKANLTAFFRSEAERGGARDPELLARQLSLVFDGASARAGIGADNLTGLVTPTVTALLDAAACTDASPFEQAP from the coding sequence ATGACCACCGAAGTGAGGCCAAGTACCAGAGAGCGGCTGCTGGAGGCAGCGGCCACGCTCACGTACCGAGACGGCGTCAATGTGGGCGTAGAAGCGCTGTGCAAGGCGGCGGGGGTGTCGAAGCGCTCCATGTACCAGCTGTTCGAGAGCAAGGACGAACTGCTGGCCGCGAGCCTGAAGGAGCGTTCCGCTGCCTTCGTAGCGAGGGCCCTGCCGCCGGCGGACGATACTTGTTCCCCTCGCGAGCGGATCCTGTACGTCTTCGAGCGGGTGGAGTCGCAGGCGGGTGCGCCCGACTTCCAAGGCTGCCGATACCTGGCTGCTCAGATCGAGCTCAAAGACCAGACCCACCCCGCGAGCCGGGTGGCCCACCAGATCAAAGCGAACCTGACGGCCTTTTTCCGTTCCGAGGCCGAACGGGGCGGGGCAAGAGATCCCGAACTGCTGGCCCGGCAGCTCAGCCTGGTCTTCGACGGCGCCAGCGCCCGCGCCGGCATCGGCGCCGACAATCTGACCGGGCTCGTCACGCCCACCGTGACCGCCCTGCTCGATGCGGCTGCATGCACTGACGCATCCCCTTTCGAGCAGGCGCCGTGA
- a CDS encoding SDR family oxidoreductase: MSKTWFVTGSSRGFGRSFVEAALDRGDRVAATARNTESLMDLAIAYGEQLLALPLDVTDKTAAFDAVHKAHADFGRLDVVVNNAGYGHFGMVEELTEAEARDQMETNFFGVLWVTQAALPLLRAQGGGHIVQVSSVGGVLSFPSLGVYAASKWAVEGLSEALAAEVAGQNIKVTLVEPGPYPTDWPGASAVNSEPDPLYDGVRQALAEGLDLSDMGDPKAVGPALLTIVDAENPPLRVFFGRPPIQLAKDHYARKLATWAEWEHVSLTAHG; this comes from the coding sequence GTGTCCAAGACCTGGTTCGTCACCGGCTCGTCCCGCGGCTTCGGCCGCTCGTTCGTCGAAGCCGCGCTGGATCGCGGAGACAGGGTCGCCGCGACCGCACGGAACACGGAGTCCCTGATGGACCTCGCGATCGCCTACGGCGAGCAGTTGCTCGCACTGCCCCTGGATGTCACCGACAAGACCGCCGCGTTCGACGCGGTCCACAAGGCCCACGCGGACTTCGGCCGACTCGATGTCGTCGTCAACAACGCCGGCTACGGCCACTTCGGCATGGTCGAGGAGCTGACCGAGGCCGAGGCACGCGACCAGATGGAAACGAACTTCTTCGGCGTGCTGTGGGTCACCCAGGCCGCGCTGCCGCTGCTGCGCGCCCAGGGCGGCGGCCACATCGTCCAGGTCTCCTCCGTCGGCGGCGTGCTCTCCTTCCCGAGTCTGGGGGTCTACGCCGCCTCCAAGTGGGCGGTGGAGGGGCTGTCCGAGGCCCTGGCCGCCGAGGTAGCCGGGCAGAACATCAAGGTCACCCTGGTCGAGCCCGGCCCCTATCCCACCGACTGGCCCGGCGCCTCCGCGGTCAACTCCGAGCCCGACCCGCTCTACGACGGAGTCCGCCAGGCCCTCGCCGAGGGCCTTGACCTGTCCGACATGGGCGATCCGAAGGCCGTCGGTCCCGCCCTGCTGACGATCGTGGATGCCGAGAACCCGCCGCTGCGGGTGTTCTTCGGCAGGCCGCCGATCCAGCTGGCCAAGGACCACTACGCGCGCAAGCTGGCCACCTGGGCCGAGTGGGAGCACGTCTCCCTCACAGCCCACGGCTGA
- a CDS encoding TetR/AcrR family transcriptional regulator produces MTGNTRGLRADARRNRQRLLDVAVSAFSERGTDASLESIAREAGVGIGTLYRHFPTREALLEAAYRNEVARVCDSAEELLTQYPPDQAMRVWMDRFIDYLTTKQGMADALKAVIASGDSDPFTESLDRISTAISTLLKAGAEAGVLRSDVDPLDVGFSLGGILLITTDMGLRDRAGRMLDLLLDGLRHRTD; encoded by the coding sequence GTGACCGGCAACACACGCGGACTGCGTGCCGACGCGCGCCGCAATCGGCAACGCCTGCTCGACGTGGCCGTAAGCGCCTTCTCCGAGCGGGGCACGGACGCGTCGCTCGAGAGCATCGCCAGAGAGGCCGGTGTGGGCATCGGCACTCTGTACCGGCACTTCCCCACCCGGGAGGCCCTGCTTGAGGCCGCATACCGCAACGAGGTCGCGCGGGTCTGCGACAGCGCCGAGGAACTACTGACTCAGTACCCGCCCGACCAGGCGATGCGAGTGTGGATGGACCGGTTCATCGACTATCTGACCACCAAGCAGGGCATGGCGGACGCACTGAAGGCCGTCATCGCCTCCGGTGACTCGGACCCGTTCACCGAGAGCCTGGACCGAATCAGCACGGCCATCAGCACGCTACTGAAGGCCGGGGCCGAGGCGGGCGTCCTGCGCTCCGACGTCGACCCCCTCGACGTCGGCTTCAGCCTCGGCGGCATCCTGCTGATCACCACCGACATGGGGCTGCGCGACCGCGCGGGCCGCATGCTCGATCTACTCCTCGACGGACTCCGCCACCGCACGGACTGA
- a CDS encoding PadR family transcriptional regulator, with amino-acid sequence MALRNAVMAALLEGEASGYDLAKAFDATVANFWMSTPQQLYRELDRMETEGLVTARVVEQKRRPNKRLFSLTVAGRKAVHAYTAESLVKPAVIRDELLVKVQCLDAGDMEEVRTAITERMEWATAKLARYERLRRRLLDGRSEEAYFAEAERIGPYLTLLRGMSFERENLQWGDMALRRIEQRTAALRADG; translated from the coding sequence ATGGCTTTGCGGAACGCGGTGATGGCCGCGCTGTTGGAGGGCGAGGCGTCCGGGTACGACCTCGCGAAGGCGTTCGATGCGACGGTCGCCAACTTCTGGATGTCGACGCCTCAGCAGCTCTACCGGGAGCTGGATCGCATGGAGACCGAAGGGCTTGTCACGGCCCGTGTCGTCGAGCAGAAGCGCCGCCCCAACAAGCGGCTGTTCTCCTTGACGGTGGCCGGGCGGAAGGCCGTCCACGCCTACACCGCCGAGTCCTTGGTCAAACCGGCGGTGATCCGGGACGAGTTGCTTGTCAAGGTGCAGTGCCTGGACGCGGGGGACATGGAAGAGGTCCGGACCGCCATCACGGAGCGCATGGAGTGGGCCACCGCCAAGCTGGCCCGCTACGAGCGGCTCCGGCGGCGCCTGCTCGACGGGCGCTCCGAGGAGGCGTACTTCGCCGAGGCCGAGCGCATCGGCCCGTATCTCACCCTGCTGCGCGGGATGTCGTTCGAGCGGGAGAACCTCCAGTGGGGGGACATGGCGCTGCGCAGGATCGAACAGCGCACGGCCGCGCTCCGGGCCGACGGCTGA
- a CDS encoding YceI family protein, whose amino-acid sequence MARTTPRRWKRWLIVGVAAAALVGVGGPYVYINYVQDDPPAALSLDSPPNGPETTSGSGEQAPEGVEGAWRVGSGSQAGYRVDEVLFGQNVTAVGRTEEVTGELEIEGTRAVSGSFTVDLASVRSDSDQRDGQFRGRIMNTERYPNAVFELTEPVDFGSVPDGSEQVTGEATGDLTIHGETNSVTFDLNAQRAADGFRVNGSIPVTFADYGVDAPNFGGIAVEDEGTVEFLLAFSPG is encoded by the coding sequence ATGGCACGCACCACCCCCAGACGCTGGAAGCGCTGGCTGATCGTCGGCGTTGCCGCCGCAGCCCTCGTGGGCGTCGGAGGCCCGTACGTCTACATCAACTACGTCCAGGACGACCCACCAGCCGCGCTGTCACTCGACAGTCCGCCGAACGGGCCGGAGACCACCTCCGGCTCCGGCGAGCAGGCGCCGGAGGGCGTCGAGGGCGCGTGGCGGGTGGGCAGCGGCTCGCAGGCCGGCTACCGCGTCGACGAGGTGCTCTTCGGCCAGAACGTCACGGCCGTGGGCCGTACCGAAGAGGTCACCGGAGAGCTGGAGATCGAGGGCACCCGGGCTGTGAGCGGGAGCTTCACCGTCGACCTGGCCTCGGTGCGGAGCGACTCCGACCAACGCGACGGCCAGTTCCGCGGCCGGATCATGAACACGGAGCGGTACCCCAATGCCGTCTTCGAGCTCACCGAGCCCGTGGACTTCGGCTCGGTGCCGGACGGGAGCGAACAGGTCACCGGCGAGGCCACGGGGGATCTGACCATCCACGGCGAGACCAATTCCGTCACGTTCGACCTCAACGCCCAGCGCGCCGCCGACGGCTTCCGCGTGAACGGCTCGATCCCCGTCACCTTCGCCGACTACGGCGTCGACGCACCGAACTTCGGTGGGATCGCCGTCGAGGACGAGGGGACCGTCGAGTTCCTCCTCGCCTTCAGCCCCGGGTGA
- a CDS encoding RNA polymerase sigma factor yields the protein MRWRAVAKPLRRYLLRRADADAADDILAETMLALWRRIEDVPGFGKGHVTDPDSMPPWCYGVARGCLSDARRADGRRLRLVERLTRTAPPPTPGEVDHPELHAALGTLGALDREVVLLWAWEELTPRETAEVTELTANAVSIRLHRAKKRLATLLDRKNDDKAGHEMDGGRSNR from the coding sequence ATGCGCTGGCGCGCGGTGGCAAAGCCGCTGCGCCGGTATCTGCTGCGCCGGGCGGACGCCGACGCGGCAGATGACATCCTCGCGGAGACGATGCTCGCGCTCTGGCGCCGCATCGAGGACGTGCCCGGGTTCGGGAAGGGTCACGTGACCGACCCCGACAGCATGCCGCCCTGGTGTTACGGCGTCGCACGCGGCTGCCTGTCCGACGCCCGCCGGGCGGACGGGCGTCGGCTCCGACTCGTGGAGCGGCTGACCCGTACCGCACCGCCGCCAACGCCCGGGGAAGTCGACCACCCCGAACTCCATGCCGCGCTCGGCACACTCGGCGCTCTGGATCGTGAGGTGGTGCTGCTCTGGGCATGGGAGGAGCTGACCCCGCGCGAGACAGCGGAAGTGACCGAACTGACCGCCAACGCCGTCAGCATCCGCCTGCACAGGGCAAAGAAAAGGCTCGCCACTCTGCTTGACCGAAAGAATGACGACAAGGCCGGACATGAGATGGATGGAGGAAGGAGCAACCGGTGA
- a CDS encoding SGNH/GDSL hydrolase family protein, whose product MSSSGYLRYVALGDSHTEGLGDGDDVRGLRGWADRLAEQVARHSPGLLYANLAVRGRKAGQVRAEQLAPALAMRPDLATVVAGVNDALRPGCDLDEVAGHVEAMFAALTAQGATVATLMFPDVGRITPLARPIGHRVLALNARIRDAADRHGVVVAETAAHAAATDPRLWSADRLHAGPLGHARIAAAAAQALGLPGSDGKWTLPLPAEGTDVSAWRTVGAELRWAGTFLGPWVGRRIRGRSSGDGRQAKRPALLPVAAPTGDTSPAA is encoded by the coding sequence GTGTCGAGCAGTGGGTATCTGCGCTATGTCGCCCTGGGCGACAGTCACACCGAGGGGCTCGGGGACGGCGACGACGTCCGTGGTCTTCGGGGCTGGGCGGACCGGCTCGCCGAGCAGGTCGCCCGCCACAGCCCCGGCCTGCTCTACGCCAACCTCGCGGTGCGCGGCCGTAAGGCCGGTCAGGTGCGCGCCGAGCAGCTGGCTCCGGCTCTCGCGATGCGGCCCGACCTCGCCACCGTGGTGGCCGGGGTCAACGATGCGTTGCGCCCGGGCTGCGACCTCGACGAGGTGGCCGGCCATGTCGAGGCGATGTTCGCCGCTCTCACCGCGCAGGGTGCCACCGTCGCGACCCTCATGTTTCCCGATGTCGGGCGTATCACGCCGCTGGCCCGACCGATCGGTCACCGTGTTCTCGCACTCAACGCGCGTATCCGGGATGCCGCCGACCGCCACGGTGTGGTGGTGGCGGAGACGGCCGCTCACGCGGCGGCGACCGATCCGCGGTTGTGGAGTGCTGACCGGCTGCACGCCGGCCCACTGGGACACGCGCGCATCGCGGCTGCCGCGGCCCAGGCGCTCGGCCTGCCGGGCAGCGACGGCAAGTGGACCCTTCCCCTTCCGGCCGAGGGGACAGACGTCTCCGCCTGGAGGACCGTGGGCGCCGAACTGCGCTGGGCCGGCACCTTCCTCGGCCCTTGGGTCGGCCGCCGCATTCGTGGCCGCTCCTCCGGCGACGGCCGCCAGGCCAAGCGGCCGGCGCTACTTCCGGTGGCCGCGCCCACCGGGGACACCTCCCCAGCCGCATGA
- a CDS encoding alpha/beta fold hydrolase has translation MPSSESRPTIHIPGTTSHTLAPRTGRHSREGTLRYLRAGTGAPLVLLHTVRTQAEHFRLLIPLIADRYTVYALDLPGMGYSEIVPGASYDEPAMRAGVERLLTELDLHDVTLVGESMGAVLALTAAADLPDRVRRVVAVNTYDFRDGIARSGLLARVVVGGVLTPGVGPVVAGVEPKPVVRRILQGGVVDRTALREDYLDELLQVGGRPGYSTVARAVYQSLPSLIAARSRYPEVKAPVHLVYGEKDWSRPSDRQANKELLPAADFTQVPGAGHFIALERPDVLADVLNAVA, from the coding sequence ATGCCCAGCTCAGAGTCACGTCCCACGATTCACATCCCGGGGACCACCAGCCACACCCTCGCCCCGCGCACAGGACGCCACAGTCGTGAGGGGACCCTGCGCTACCTCAGAGCGGGCACCGGCGCTCCCCTGGTTCTGCTGCACACCGTGCGCACCCAGGCCGAGCACTTCCGCCTCCTCATCCCGCTGATCGCGGACCGGTACACCGTGTACGCCCTCGACCTGCCGGGGATGGGCTACTCCGAGATCGTGCCCGGGGCCTCGTACGACGAGCCCGCGATGCGTGCGGGCGTCGAGCGGCTCCTGACCGAACTCGACCTCCACGACGTGACGTTGGTCGGGGAGTCCATGGGCGCGGTGCTCGCCCTGACCGCCGCGGCCGATCTCCCGGATCGGGTACGACGCGTCGTGGCGGTCAACACGTACGACTTCCGTGACGGGATCGCCCGGTCCGGTCTTCTCGCCCGTGTGGTGGTCGGCGGCGTTCTCACTCCGGGGGTGGGCCCGGTGGTCGCCGGGGTGGAGCCCAAGCCCGTCGTCCGCAGGATCCTTCAGGGCGGGGTGGTCGACAGGACCGCGCTGCGGGAGGACTACCTCGACGAACTCCTCCAGGTGGGCGGCCGCCCCGGCTACTCGACCGTCGCCCGGGCCGTCTACCAGAGCCTGCCCAGCCTCATCGCCGCCCGCTCGCGCTACCCCGAGGTCAAGGCACCCGTCCACCTCGTCTACGGCGAGAAGGACTGGTCCCGTCCTTCGGACCGGCAGGCCAACAAGGAGCTGCTGCCGGCCGCCGACTTCACCCAGGTGCCGGGAGCGGGCCACTTCATCGCCCTGGAACGACCCGACGTACTGGCCGACGTACTGAACGCGGTGGCCTGA